A genomic stretch from Serratia entomophila includes:
- a CDS encoding glycoside hydrolase family 31 protein, producing the protein MKTLKNWTLVGQHADRIELRVDESHLFCLYVLEDHLFRVLIKQRGELALDRTWSIAPQADVPWEGRDRLSVAGFSLPGYRLQQQDDRLVVSTPALRVTVHQPLWLEWEHCNSAGEWRPLAADRPTSAYLLNPHGDGVAHYQRRFAGERYYGLGEKAGDLERGGRRFEMRNLDAMGYNAASTDPLYKHVPFTITRGAEASFGLFYDNLSSCWLDLGNEIDNYHLAYRRYQAEAGDLDYYLFLGPKVLDVTKAFVRLTGKTHFGPKWSLGYSGSTMHYTDAPDAQLQLQQFITLCQRHDIPCDSFQLSSGYTSIGNKRYVFNWNYDKVPQPKQLSQAFHDAGLKLAANIKPCLLQDHPQYRQVAQQGLFIRDSQSEAPERSSFWDDEGSHLDFTNPAAVRWWQQGVTQQLLEMGIDSTWNDNNEYEVWDGEARCHGFGRPIAIKHIRPVMPLLMMRASMEAQQRFAPQLRPYLISRSGCAGMQRYVQTWSGDNRTSWQTLRYNIRMGLGMSLSGLYNLGHDVGGFSGDRPDAELLVRWVQNGVMHPRFTIHSWNDDATVNEPWMYPAATPAVREAINLRYRLMPYFYTLLWQASADDEPMLRPTFLDHEHDERTLRETDDFLIGRDLLVASVVEQGQRQRPVYLPDNGDGWYCFYSGQWFSGGQTVVLDAPLERLPLLVRAGAGLPLSQRLAHVDAAADDRRELRLYPIKGCGSASGLLFEDDGESYGWQQGNALWLRWEMHSDNQRIMLTFTPEGQFRPAWRTLQLSLPAGETRALWVNGEPGESFTLE; encoded by the coding sequence ATGAAAACCTTGAAAAACTGGACGCTGGTGGGGCAGCATGCCGACCGCATTGAGCTGCGGGTCGATGAAAGCCACCTGTTCTGTCTGTACGTGCTGGAAGACCATCTGTTCCGCGTGTTGATCAAACAGCGCGGGGAACTGGCGCTGGATCGCACCTGGAGCATCGCGCCGCAGGCGGATGTGCCCTGGGAGGGGCGCGACCGGCTGAGCGTCGCCGGCTTCAGCCTGCCGGGCTACCGGCTGCAGCAGCAGGACGATCGGCTGGTGGTGAGCACCCCTGCGCTGCGGGTCACCGTTCATCAGCCGCTGTGGCTGGAGTGGGAGCACTGCAACAGCGCCGGCGAATGGCGGCCGCTGGCGGCCGACCGGCCGACCAGCGCCTACCTGCTGAACCCGCACGGCGACGGGGTGGCGCATTATCAGCGGCGCTTCGCCGGTGAACGCTATTACGGCCTGGGCGAGAAGGCCGGCGATTTGGAACGCGGCGGCCGCCGCTTCGAGATGCGCAACCTGGACGCCATGGGCTATAACGCCGCCAGCACCGATCCGCTGTACAAGCACGTCCCATTCACCATCACCCGCGGCGCAGAGGCGAGCTTCGGGCTGTTCTACGACAACCTCAGCAGCTGCTGGCTGGATCTGGGCAACGAGATCGACAACTACCATCTGGCCTATCGCCGCTATCAGGCCGAGGCGGGGGATCTGGATTATTATCTGTTCCTCGGGCCGAAGGTGCTGGACGTCACCAAGGCGTTCGTGCGGCTGACCGGCAAAACCCATTTCGGCCCCAAATGGAGCCTGGGCTACAGCGGTTCGACCATGCATTACACCGACGCGCCGGACGCCCAGCTGCAGCTGCAGCAGTTCATCACCCTATGCCAACGGCACGATATTCCCTGCGACTCCTTCCAGCTGTCGTCGGGCTACACCTCGATCGGCAACAAGCGCTACGTGTTCAACTGGAACTACGACAAGGTGCCGCAGCCGAAGCAGCTGAGCCAGGCGTTTCACGACGCCGGCCTGAAGCTGGCGGCCAACATCAAGCCTTGTCTGTTGCAGGATCATCCGCAGTATCGGCAGGTGGCGCAGCAGGGGCTGTTTATCCGCGATTCGCAGAGCGAGGCGCCGGAGCGCTCCAGCTTCTGGGACGACGAGGGCTCGCACCTCGATTTCACCAACCCGGCGGCGGTGCGCTGGTGGCAGCAGGGCGTTACGCAACAGCTGCTGGAAATGGGCATCGATTCCACCTGGAACGACAACAACGAATACGAAGTGTGGGACGGCGAAGCGCGCTGCCACGGCTTTGGCCGGCCGATCGCCATCAAGCATATCCGCCCGGTGATGCCGCTGCTGATGATGCGCGCCTCGATGGAGGCCCAGCAGCGCTTTGCGCCGCAGCTGCGGCCGTATCTGATTTCGCGCTCCGGCTGCGCCGGCATGCAGCGCTACGTGCAGACCTGGAGCGGCGACAACCGCACCAGCTGGCAGACCCTGCGCTACAACATCCGCATGGGGCTCGGCATGAGCCTGTCCGGGCTGTACAACCTGGGGCACGACGTCGGCGGCTTCTCCGGCGACAGGCCGGACGCCGAGCTGCTGGTGCGCTGGGTACAAAACGGCGTGATGCACCCGCGCTTCACCATCCACTCGTGGAACGACGACGCCACGGTCAACGAACCCTGGATGTACCCGGCCGCCACCCCGGCGGTGCGCGAGGCGATCAACCTGCGCTACCGGCTGATGCCCTATTTCTACACCCTGCTGTGGCAGGCCAGCGCCGACGACGAGCCGATGCTGCGCCCGACCTTCCTCGATCATGAGCACGACGAGCGCACGCTGCGGGAAACCGACGATTTCCTGATTGGCCGCGATCTGCTGGTGGCCAGCGTGGTGGAACAGGGGCAACGCCAGCGCCCGGTATACCTGCCGGACAACGGCGACGGCTGGTACTGTTTCTACAGCGGCCAATGGTTCAGCGGCGGCCAGACGGTGGTGCTGGACGCGCCGCTGGAGCGTTTACCGTTGCTGGTGCGCGCCGGGGCCGGGTTGCCGCTGTCGCAGCGGCTGGCGCATGTGGACGCCGCCGCCGACGATCGGCGCGAGCTGCGGCTGTACCCGATTAAAGGCTGTGGCAGCGCCTCGGGCCTGTTGTTCGAAGATGACGGGGAAAGTTATGGCTGGCAGCAGGGCAACGCGCTGTGGCTGCGCTGGGAGATGCACAGCGACAATCAGCGCATCATGCTGACCTTCACCCCCGAGGGGCAGTTCCGCCCGGCGTGGCGCACGCTGCAGCTGAGCCTGCCGGCCGGAGAAACGCGTGCGCTGTGGGTTAACGGCGAACCGGGCGAGAGTTTTACGTTGGAATAG
- a CDS encoding MFS transporter, protein MSVEIDQTVAQSGRRKFKSLRWWMLALFLLGVTVNYITRNSLGILAPELKTSLNMTTEQYSWVVASFQLAYTVFQPICGWLIDVIGLKMGFLICASIWAVVCMLHAGAGSWLQLAILRFFMGGAEAAATPANAKAISDWFPKRERPIAAGWAGVGFSIGAMLAPPIIVIAHVSFGWQGAFLFSGALALIWVVLWWLFYHSPQQHPNLSQQELDLIREDNEPVLPKLPFFKSLAILCKNKKFYGIAIPAFLAEPAWAVFSFWVPLYLATERGMDLKHIAMFAWLPFLAADIGSVASGYLTTLYRKWFGCSRVNSVVASSVTGAFMMVSLAFVAITKDPYVAIALISIGGFGHQVISCMLSALVVESFDKNQMATVNGMRGSSAWIASFLFTLLIGAVSDTVGFNPLFIAMGFFDLIGAVFLIALIAERGGKKTLNS, encoded by the coding sequence ATGAGTGTTGAAATCGATCAGACGGTCGCGCAGAGCGGGCGGCGCAAGTTCAAATCGCTGCGCTGGTGGATGCTGGCGTTGTTTCTGCTGGGCGTCACGGTTAACTACATCACCCGCAACTCGTTGGGCATTCTGGCTCCGGAGTTGAAAACCAGCCTGAACATGACCACCGAGCAATATTCCTGGGTAGTGGCGTCGTTCCAGCTGGCCTACACCGTTTTCCAGCCGATCTGCGGCTGGCTGATCGACGTCATCGGCCTGAAAATGGGCTTCCTGATCTGCGCCAGCATCTGGGCGGTGGTGTGCATGCTGCATGCCGGCGCGGGCAGCTGGCTGCAGTTGGCCATTCTGCGCTTCTTTATGGGCGGGGCGGAAGCCGCAGCCACGCCGGCCAACGCCAAGGCGATCTCCGACTGGTTCCCGAAGCGGGAAAGGCCGATCGCCGCCGGCTGGGCGGGCGTCGGTTTCTCGATTGGCGCCATGCTGGCGCCGCCGATCATCGTTATCGCCCACGTTTCCTTCGGCTGGCAGGGCGCCTTCCTGTTTTCCGGCGCGCTGGCGCTGATCTGGGTGGTGCTGTGGTGGCTGTTCTACCACTCGCCGCAGCAACACCCCAACCTCAGCCAGCAGGAGCTGGATCTGATCCGCGAAGATAATGAGCCGGTGCTGCCGAAGCTGCCGTTCTTCAAATCGCTGGCGATCCTGTGCAAAAACAAAAAGTTCTACGGCATCGCCATTCCGGCCTTTCTCGCCGAACCGGCCTGGGCGGTGTTCAGCTTCTGGGTGCCGCTGTACCTGGCCACCGAACGCGGCATGGATCTGAAACACATCGCCATGTTCGCCTGGCTGCCGTTCCTGGCGGCGGATATCGGCAGCGTCGCCAGCGGCTACCTCACCACGCTGTACCGCAAATGGTTCGGCTGCAGCCGCGTCAACTCGGTGGTCGCCAGTTCGGTGACCGGCGCCTTTATGATGGTGTCGCTGGCGTTCGTGGCAATCACCAAAGATCCCTACGTGGCGATCGCACTGATCTCGATTGGCGGCTTCGGCCACCAGGTGATCTCCTGCATGCTCAGCGCGCTGGTGGTGGAATCCTTCGATAAAAACCAGATGGCGACGGTCAACGGCATGCGCGGATCCAGCGCCTGGATCGCCAGCTTCCTGTTCACGCTATTGATCGGCGCCGTCTCCGACACCGTCGGCTTCAACCCGTTGTTTATCGCCATGGGGTTCTTCGATCTGATCGGCGCTGTGTTCCTGATTGCCCTGATCGCCGAACGCGGCGGCAAAAAAACGCTTAACAGCTAA
- a CDS encoding LacI family DNA-binding transcriptional regulator: MNGKLKIQEIARQTGLSISTVSRVLAGKANTSAEARHRVLACAQQNGILQGISSGRLMLNNVMVFAPQRAFDVRTDIFYYKVIQGITAALAQHEVRIRYCGLEEEHSDGALFLEKMSDPQTEAALIIGIDDEHIHTLAADLHKPCVLINCSDRQMRLDSVSPDHQLIGEYSANYLFQQGHSHILNLQCLRRHTMELRLAGIRQAYARHHIPFDDGRHLVATSGFGSEEAEQALTTYINAIGAHAPLPTAVLAGGDYMAVGAVKALNKLQLNVPGDISVMSTDGFNLAEIHDVPLTSVQVPRDELGYEAIQLLQRRMLRADAPPCNLLLHGRLAVRASVRRISANRPSPAVSTHDHRLYDE, encoded by the coding sequence ATGAACGGAAAGCTGAAAATACAGGAAATCGCTCGCCAAACCGGGCTGTCGATCAGCACCGTCTCCCGCGTGCTGGCGGGCAAAGCCAACACCAGCGCCGAAGCGCGCCACAGGGTGTTGGCCTGCGCCCAGCAAAACGGCATTCTGCAGGGGATCTCCAGCGGCCGGCTGATGCTGAACAACGTGATGGTGTTCGCGCCGCAGCGCGCCTTCGACGTGCGCACCGATATCTTCTACTACAAGGTGATCCAGGGCATTACCGCCGCGCTGGCGCAGCATGAGGTGCGCATCCGCTACTGCGGGCTGGAGGAGGAGCACAGCGACGGCGCACTGTTTCTGGAGAAAATGAGCGATCCGCAAACCGAAGCGGCGCTGATTATCGGCATCGATGACGAACACATCCACACCCTGGCGGCCGATCTGCACAAGCCCTGCGTGCTGATAAACTGCAGCGACCGGCAGATGCGGCTGGACAGCGTGTCGCCCGATCATCAGCTGATTGGCGAATACTCGGCCAATTATTTATTCCAGCAGGGCCACAGCCATATCCTCAACCTGCAATGCCTGCGGCGGCACACCATGGAGCTGCGGCTGGCCGGCATCAGGCAGGCCTATGCCCGGCACCATATTCCCTTCGACGACGGCCGCCACCTGGTAGCCACCTCCGGTTTCGGCAGCGAAGAGGCCGAACAGGCGCTGACCACCTACATCAACGCCATTGGCGCGCATGCGCCGCTGCCGACGGCGGTGCTGGCGGGCGGCGATTACATGGCGGTGGGGGCGGTCAAGGCGCTCAATAAACTGCAGCTGAACGTGCCGGGCGACATCTCGGTCATGAGCACCGACGGTTTTAACCTGGCGGAAATTCACGACGTGCCGCTAACCTCGGTGCAGGTGCCGCGCGACGAACTGGGTTACGAGGCGATCCAGCTGCTGCAGCGGCGCATGCTGCGCGCCGATGCGCCGCCGTGCAATCTGCTGCTGCACGGCCGGCTGGCGGTGCGCGCCTCGGTCAGGCGCATCAGCGCCAACCGGCCATCGCCGGCGGTCAGTACCCACGATCATCGGCTGTACGACGAGTAG
- a CDS encoding M4 family metallopeptidase: protein MPTLSARSVIPPYMLRRIIEHGSVPQRDCALHTLNHVQSLLGNKPLRAPGAKTARAGEALRDIYDAQNGTQLPGKQVRNEGQPSNRDVAVDEAYDYLGVTYDFFWQAYQRNSLDNRGLPLTGSVHYGKEYQNAFWNGQQMVFGDGDGEIFNRFTIAIDVVGHELAHGVTESEAGLIYYQQAGALNESLSDVFGSLVKQFHLRQTADQADWLIGAGLLAKGINGKGLRSMSAPGTAYDDPLLGKDPQPADMKGYVQTKEDNGGVHLNSGIPNRAFYLAATALGGFAWEKAGYVWYDTLCDKALPQNADFATFARTTVKHALRRFDREAADKVQQAWRQVGVE from the coding sequence ATGCCAACCCTGAGCGCGCGTTCCGTCATTCCCCCCTACATGCTGCGACGGATCATTGAACACGGCAGCGTACCGCAGCGCGACTGTGCGCTGCACACCCTGAATCATGTCCAGAGCCTGCTCGGCAACAAGCCGCTGCGCGCGCCCGGCGCCAAAACCGCCCGCGCCGGCGAAGCCCTGCGCGATATTTACGATGCGCAAAACGGCACCCAATTGCCCGGCAAGCAGGTGCGCAACGAAGGCCAGCCCAGCAACCGCGACGTGGCGGTGGACGAAGCCTACGACTATCTCGGCGTTACCTACGATTTCTTCTGGCAGGCGTATCAGCGCAACTCGCTGGACAACCGGGGCCTGCCGCTGACCGGCAGCGTGCACTACGGCAAGGAATACCAGAACGCCTTTTGGAATGGCCAGCAGATGGTGTTCGGCGACGGCGACGGTGAAATCTTCAACCGCTTTACCATCGCCATCGACGTGGTCGGCCACGAGCTGGCGCACGGCGTGACCGAAAGCGAAGCCGGGCTGATTTACTACCAGCAGGCCGGCGCGCTGAATGAATCGCTGTCCGACGTGTTCGGCTCGCTGGTCAAGCAATTCCATCTGCGGCAAACCGCCGACCAGGCCGACTGGCTGATCGGCGCCGGCCTGCTGGCCAAGGGCATCAACGGCAAGGGGCTGCGTTCGATGTCGGCGCCCGGCACCGCCTACGACGACCCGCTGCTGGGCAAAGACCCGCAGCCGGCCGACATGAAGGGCTATGTGCAGACCAAGGAGGACAACGGCGGCGTACACCTCAACTCCGGCATTCCCAACCGCGCCTTTTATCTGGCGGCGACCGCGCTGGGCGGCTTCGCCTGGGAAAAAGCCGGCTACGTTTGGTACGACACGCTGTGCGACAAGGCGCTGCCGCAGAACGCCGACTTCGCCACCTTCGCCCGCACCACGGTGAAACACGCGCTACGGCGTTTTGATCGGGAAGCGGCGGACAAGGTGCAGCAGGCCTGGCGCCAGGTGGGGGTGGAGTAA
- a CDS encoding protealysin inhibitor emfourin encodes MKPLPTLDQNTVIELAREGGFAFIPKLAGQRRIALADITPAQRQRLNQLINLTLPYAREEGQPDSPGCGDQRYFRVQINYASPTLCSEIVLLIPETSAPQALVDLWKTGQVDE; translated from the coding sequence ATGAAGCCCTTGCCGACGCTCGATCAGAACACGGTCATTGAGTTGGCGCGCGAGGGCGGCTTCGCCTTTATTCCCAAGCTGGCGGGCCAGCGGCGCATCGCGCTGGCAGATATTACGCCGGCGCAGCGGCAGCGCCTGAATCAGTTGATTAACCTGACGCTGCCGTATGCCCGGGAAGAGGGCCAGCCGGACTCTCCCGGCTGCGGCGATCAGCGCTATTTTCGCGTGCAAATCAATTACGCCAGCCCGACGCTGTGCAGCGAAATCGTGCTGCTGATCCCGGAAACCAGCGCGCCGCAGGCGCTGGTGGATCTGTGGAAGACCGGCCAGGTGGATGAGTGA
- a CDS encoding zinc ribbon domain-containing protein has protein sequence MEAHCPQCEQTMEWVNGHYHCTACNADYQQLAHCPDCGQPLQELKACGAVDYLCQNGHGMISKKRVNFSYQPL, from the coding sequence ATGGAAGCGCACTGTCCGCAATGCGAACAAACGATGGAGTGGGTGAATGGTCACTATCATTGCACCGCGTGCAACGCAGATTATCAGCAGCTGGCCCACTGCCCGGACTGCGGGCAGCCGCTGCAGGAGCTGAAGGCCTGCGGCGCGGTGGATTACCTGTGCCAGAACGGCCACGGGATGATATCCAAAAAGCGGGTCAACTTTAGCTATCAGCCGCTGTAA